The following are encoded together in the Bradyrhizobium genosp. L genome:
- a CDS encoding TIGR00645 family protein, whose translation MSAISDAPAPSKGRSLRPVPMLIFGSRWLQLPLYVGLIIAQGVYVVLFLKELWHLFAHAFDFSEQQIMLAVLGLIDVVMISNLLVMVIVGGYETFVSRLNLQGHPDEPEWLSHVNASVLKIKLAMAIIGISSIHLLRTFIEAGALSSGKGNYTETGVMWQTIIHCVFILSAIGIAIVDKLSNDSIEGAKQQTAH comes from the coding sequence ATGTCCGCCATTTCAGACGCGCCGGCCCCATCGAAGGGCCGGTCGCTGCGTCCCGTTCCCATGCTGATCTTCGGGTCGCGCTGGCTGCAATTGCCGCTCTATGTCGGCCTCATCATCGCCCAGGGCGTTTATGTCGTGCTGTTCCTGAAGGAGCTGTGGCACCTGTTCGCCCATGCCTTCGATTTCAGCGAGCAGCAGATCATGCTGGCGGTGCTCGGCCTGATCGACGTCGTGATGATCTCGAACCTCTTGGTGATGGTGATCGTCGGCGGCTACGAGACCTTCGTGTCGCGGCTCAATCTGCAGGGCCATCCGGACGAGCCGGAATGGTTGAGCCACGTCAATGCCAGCGTGCTTAAGATCAAGCTCGCGATGGCGATCATCGGCATCTCCTCGATCCATCTGCTGCGGACCTTCATCGAAGCCGGGGCGCTGTCGTCCGGCAAGGGCAACTACACCGAGACCGGTGTGATGTGGCAGACCATCATCCACTGCGTCTTCATCCTGTCGGCGATCGGCATCGCCATCGTCGACAAGCTGTCGAACGATTCGATCGAAGGCGCCAAGCAGCAGACCGCGCACTGA
- a CDS encoding rhodanese-like domain-containing protein: MPQTIHRGIKVMIDEANAEIETVSAKDAITLIGKDDVVIVDIRDPREIERDGKIPGAFSCTRGMLEFWIDPNSPYAKPIFQEDKKFIFHCAGGLRSALAAKTAKDMGLKPVAHMGGGFAAWRDAGGPIEKWEPKKK, encoded by the coding sequence ATGCCCCAGACCATCCACCGCGGCATCAAGGTGATGATCGACGAGGCCAATGCCGAGATCGAGACCGTCAGCGCCAAGGATGCGATCACGCTGATCGGCAAGGACGATGTCGTGATCGTGGATATCCGCGACCCCCGCGAGATCGAGCGCGACGGCAAGATCCCCGGCGCATTCTCCTGCACCCGCGGCATGCTGGAATTCTGGATCGACCCGAACAGCCCCTACGCCAAGCCGATCTTCCAGGAAGACAAGAAGTTCATCTTCCACTGCGCCGGCGGCCTGCGCTCCGCGCTCGCCGCCAAGACCGCGAAGGACATGGGGCTGAAGCCGGTCGCCCATATGGGCGGCGGCTTCGCGGCCTGGCGCGATGCTGGCGGCCCGATCGAGAAGTGGGAGCCGAAGAAGAAGTGA
- a CDS encoding D-2-hydroxyacid dehydrogenase family protein, with protein MTRLRCAILDDYFDLALSVADWPSLKDRVDVTVFDQPFAGEAEAAAKLKDFEIICAMRERTAFPRNLIDALPKLKLLITSGMRNAAIDTEALKERGIVFCGTQYGRDPTAALAMGLILELTRGIGRENARMHAGEAWQTFAGTEIEGKTLGIIGLGKLGSKVAGMAKPFGMNVIAWSPNLTPEKCKEAGVGYAGKDELFATADIITIHVVLSPRSRGLVGPADLARMKPSAYLVNTARGPIVDEAALIAALRDKKIAGAGIDTFAVEPLPLDHPFRKLDNVVITPHLGYATREGLETHYQQMVACIDAFTKGGEPQRRLA; from the coding sequence ATGACGCGGCTTCGCTGTGCAATCCTCGACGATTACTTCGACCTCGCGCTTTCGGTGGCCGACTGGCCGAGCCTCAAGGATCGGGTCGACGTCACCGTGTTCGACCAGCCGTTCGCCGGTGAGGCGGAGGCCGCGGCGAAGCTGAAGGATTTCGAGATCATCTGCGCGATGCGTGAGCGCACGGCGTTCCCGCGCAACCTGATCGATGCGCTGCCGAAGCTGAAGCTCCTGATCACCTCGGGGATGCGCAATGCCGCGATCGACACCGAGGCGCTCAAGGAGCGAGGGATCGTGTTTTGCGGCACGCAATATGGCCGCGATCCAACCGCGGCCCTGGCGATGGGCCTGATCCTGGAACTGACCCGCGGCATCGGCCGCGAGAACGCCCGGATGCATGCCGGCGAGGCCTGGCAGACCTTTGCCGGCACCGAGATCGAAGGCAAGACGCTCGGGATCATCGGCCTCGGCAAGCTCGGCAGCAAGGTCGCCGGCATGGCGAAGCCCTTCGGCATGAACGTGATCGCCTGGAGCCCCAACCTGACGCCGGAGAAATGCAAGGAGGCCGGCGTCGGCTACGCCGGCAAGGACGAGCTGTTTGCGACCGCCGATATCATCACCATCCATGTGGTGCTGAGCCCGCGTTCGCGCGGGCTGGTCGGCCCGGCCGATCTCGCCCGGATGAAGCCGTCGGCCTATCTCGTCAACACCGCGCGCGGACCGATCGTCGATGAAGCCGCGCTGATCGCAGCGCTGCGCGACAAGAAGATCGCCGGCGCCGGCATCGACACGTTCGCGGTCGAGCCGCTGCCGCTGGACCACCCGTTCCGCAAGCTCGACAATGTCGTGATCACGCCGCATCTCGGCTACGCGACGCGCGAAGGCCTGGAGACGCACTATCAGCAGATGGTCGCCTGCATCGACGCCTTCACCAAAGGCGGCGAGCCGCAGCGGCGGCTGGCCTGA
- a CDS encoding DUF4336 domain-containing protein, translating into MQDSRLTYPPLNTPKQVTDDVWIVDGPLIRFGPRWFRMPFPTRATIIRLPDQRLFIHSPTPLAAELKTAIASLGAPHWIIGPNRLHYWWIPDWHAAYPAARVFLAPRIKQQAGERLACVGEPLERSSGYPWDAWIATLPVSGSYMTEIVFFHRPSRTLLLTDLIENFEAERLSSPLMRFLTWLGRVRDPDGSTPSDLRVTFSRDRTALRDAVARMIEWDPERIILAHGRWYDRDGRAELQRAFRWVSKR; encoded by the coding sequence ATGCAGGACTCCCGCCTGACCTATCCGCCGCTGAATACGCCGAAGCAGGTCACTGACGATGTCTGGATCGTCGACGGCCCCTTGATCCGGTTCGGCCCGCGCTGGTTCAGGATGCCGTTTCCGACGCGCGCGACGATCATTCGTCTGCCGGACCAACGGCTTTTCATTCACTCACCGACGCCATTGGCCGCCGAGCTCAAGACCGCCATTGCATCGCTCGGCGCACCGCACTGGATCATCGGACCGAACCGTCTGCACTATTGGTGGATTCCGGATTGGCATGCGGCCTATCCCGCGGCGCGCGTCTTCCTTGCACCTCGGATCAAGCAGCAGGCCGGCGAGCGGCTCGCGTGCGTTGGGGAGCCGCTGGAGCGAAGCTCGGGGTATCCCTGGGACGCGTGGATCGCGACGCTCCCGGTCTCCGGCAGTTACATGACCGAAATCGTCTTCTTCCACCGGCCGTCGCGGACCTTGTTGCTGACCGACCTGATCGAGAATTTCGAAGCGGAGCGGCTAAGCTCGCCCTTGATGCGGTTCCTGACCTGGCTGGGCCGCGTGCGCGATCCCGACGGCAGCACGCCGAGCGACTTGCGCGTAACGTTTTCGCGGGACCGGACCGCGCTGAGGGATGCTGTCGCCCGCATGATCGAATGGGATCCGGAGCGGATCATCCTCGCGCACGGACGCTGGTACGATCGTGACGGCCGCGCCGAGTTGCAACGCGCCTTCCGCTGGGTCTCGAAGCGGTAG
- a CDS encoding diguanylate cyclase yields MDPTNLPLASPKLPSPFSSAAIITAVAAVMTACVLGLVVWKALDARSMALAQGERDIRNLTHSLAEHASHSIQAADVAMSGMVDLLKYQRPREDRFNLYLRNTVATLPQIREMGVLNSEGNWIYSSLDQSPHHNNGDRAYFIAHRDSPDPSLHISDPLHSRLTGRDTIILSRRITSQDGSFGGVMLAAIDEAYFDSFYQAFKFGPHAGISLLRTDGTVLAHWPEGKWNNNPSTAFKAKIGDAQSGYAKTVSPFDGYSKYLGYERASLYPLVVTVALPEEDVLAAWHETLRYDAMAAIIVMGMVTMLALLLSTQFRRRARIEAVLREREASYRLLADNVADVVIRLDRAGKFVFVSQSVEAILGRKPADLIGQSCFAFVHPDSLADVTKATADLTDWKTTRTVEFKTQRADGSEVWVEINLKLAGAANDHRAIEVVGVLRDVTQRRSMEDELSALNARLSDLATTDGLTGLANRRSFDVALPREFRDREQISLIMVDIDHFKGFNDSQGHQAGDECLRRVARVIADATDNTTALAARYGGEEFAIILPGVGEQDALKVAEAIRLTVRSLTIPNLVAARGRVSISLGVGSRSAAITGESELLRLADLALYEAKNSGRDRTVLASSLAGDNHSAGRKQYA; encoded by the coding sequence GTGGACCCGACCAACTTGCCGCTCGCCTCCCCCAAACTGCCGAGCCCATTCTCGTCGGCGGCGATCATCACTGCCGTGGCGGCGGTCATGACGGCGTGCGTGCTGGGCCTTGTCGTATGGAAGGCGCTCGATGCCCGGTCGATGGCGCTCGCGCAGGGCGAACGCGACATCCGCAATCTCACCCATTCGCTGGCCGAGCACGCATCGCATTCGATCCAGGCTGCCGATGTCGCCATGAGCGGCATGGTCGACCTCCTGAAGTATCAGCGGCCGCGGGAGGATCGGTTCAATCTCTATTTGCGCAACACGGTCGCGACGCTGCCGCAGATCCGCGAGATGGGCGTCCTGAACAGCGAGGGCAACTGGATCTATTCCTCCCTCGACCAGAGCCCGCATCACAACAATGGCGACCGCGCCTATTTCATCGCCCATCGCGACTCGCCCGATCCGTCGCTTCACATCAGCGATCCCCTGCACTCGCGGTTAACCGGACGCGACACGATCATCCTGTCGCGGCGCATCACCAGCCAGGACGGAAGCTTTGGCGGCGTCATGCTTGCGGCGATCGACGAGGCGTATTTCGACAGTTTCTACCAGGCCTTCAAATTCGGCCCGCATGCCGGAATTTCGCTGCTTCGCACCGACGGCACCGTGCTCGCACACTGGCCCGAGGGAAAATGGAACAACAATCCCTCGACAGCCTTCAAGGCGAAGATCGGCGATGCCCAAAGCGGCTACGCCAAGACCGTCTCCCCGTTCGACGGCTACAGCAAGTATCTCGGCTACGAACGCGCCTCGCTCTATCCGCTGGTGGTGACCGTCGCGCTGCCCGAGGAGGATGTGCTTGCGGCCTGGCACGAGACCCTGCGCTACGACGCCATGGCCGCCATCATCGTGATGGGAATGGTGACGATGCTGGCGCTGCTGCTGTCGACCCAGTTCCGCCGCCGCGCCAGGATCGAGGCCGTTCTGCGCGAGCGCGAGGCAAGCTACCGCCTGCTTGCCGACAACGTCGCCGATGTCGTGATCCGGCTCGATCGCGCCGGCAAATTCGTCTTCGTCTCGCAGTCGGTCGAGGCCATCCTGGGCCGCAAGCCGGCCGATCTGATCGGCCAATCCTGCTTCGCATTCGTGCACCCCGACAGCCTCGCCGATGTCACCAAGGCGACCGCGGATCTGACGGACTGGAAGACGACGCGAACCGTCGAATTCAAGACCCAGCGCGCCGACGGCTCCGAGGTCTGGGTCGAGATCAACCTCAAGCTTGCCGGTGCGGCCAACGATCACCGGGCGATCGAGGTCGTCGGCGTGCTGCGCGACGTGACGCAACGCCGCAGCATGGAGGATGAACTGAGCGCATTGAACGCGCGCCTGTCCGACCTTGCGACGACCGATGGGCTGACCGGGCTCGCCAATCGCCGGAGCTTCGATGTTGCGTTGCCGCGGGAGTTTCGTGATCGCGAGCAGATCTCCCTCATCATGGTCGACATCGACCACTTCAAGGGTTTCAACGACAGCCAGGGCCATCAGGCCGGCGATGAGTGCCTGCGGCGCGTGGCGCGCGTGATTGCCGATGCCACCGACAACACCACTGCGCTCGCCGCGCGTTACGGCGGCGAGGAATTCGCGATCATCCTGCCCGGCGTCGGCGAGCAGGACGCGCTCAAGGTGGCCGAGGCAATCCGCCTGACGGTGCGATCGCTGACGATCCCGAACCTCGTGGCGGCGCGCGGACGGGTCTCGATCAGCCTCGGGGTCGGCAGCCGCTCGGCTGCGATCACCGGTGAGAGTGAACTGCTCCGCCTGGCCGACCTCGCGCTTTACGAAGCCAAGAATTCGGGACGCGACCGCACCGTGCTCGCATCCTCGCTTGCGGGTGACAATCATTCCGCAGGGCGGAAACAGTACGCCTGA
- a CDS encoding vWA domain-containing protein, with product MFLQFFTSLRDAQVPVTLREYLTLMEALDADLADQTVENFYYLSRAALVKDERNLDKFDRVFGSVFKGLESLLDAMDKAEIPEEWLKKLAEKYLTEDEKKQIEAMGWDKLMETLKKRLEEQKGRHQGGSKWIGTAGTSPFGAHGYNPEGVRIGQEKNRNNRAVKVWDKREFRDLDGNVELGIRNIKVALRRLRKFARTGAPDELDLDTTIKETANHGYLDVHMRPERRNAVKVLVFFDIGGSMDSHIEQVEELFSAAKSEFKHMEYFYFHNCLYEGVWKQNKRRFTDRTPTWDVLHKYPHDYKVVFVGDASMSPYEIMVPGGSVEHVNEEAGSVWLDRITRTYPHAVWLNPVAQKHWDYSESTTIIRRLFSERMYPITIEGLENAMRELVR from the coding sequence ATGTTCCTGCAGTTCTTCACATCGCTGCGCGACGCCCAGGTCCCCGTCACCTTGCGGGAATATCTGACGTTGATGGAAGCGCTTGACGCTGACCTCGCCGATCAGACGGTCGAGAATTTCTACTATCTGTCGCGCGCAGCGCTGGTGAAGGACGAGCGCAACCTCGACAAGTTCGACCGCGTATTCGGCTCGGTGTTCAAGGGGCTCGAGAGCCTGCTCGATGCCATGGACAAGGCCGAGATCCCCGAGGAGTGGCTGAAGAAGCTCGCGGAGAAATATCTCACCGAGGACGAGAAGAAGCAGATCGAGGCGATGGGCTGGGACAAGCTCATGGAGACCTTGAAGAAGCGCCTCGAGGAGCAGAAGGGCCGTCACCAGGGCGGCAGCAAATGGATCGGCACGGCAGGCACCTCGCCCTTTGGTGCCCATGGCTACAATCCCGAAGGCGTCCGGATCGGGCAGGAGAAGAACCGCAACAATCGCGCCGTGAAGGTGTGGGACAAGCGCGAGTTCAGGGATCTCGACGGCAATGTCGAGCTCGGCATCCGCAACATCAAGGTGGCGCTGCGGCGCTTGCGCAAGTTCGCCCGCACCGGCGCACCGGACGAGCTCGATCTCGACACCACGATCAAGGAGACCGCCAACCACGGCTATCTCGACGTGCATATGCGGCCGGAGCGGCGCAACGCGGTCAAGGTGCTGGTGTTCTTCGATATCGGCGGCTCGATGGATTCGCATATCGAGCAGGTCGAGGAATTGTTCTCGGCGGCAAAAAGCGAATTCAAGCACATGGAGTATTTCTACTTCCACAACTGCCTCTATGAGGGCGTCTGGAAGCAGAACAAGCGGCGCTTCACCGACCGCACGCCGACCTGGGACGTGCTGCACAAATACCCGCACGACTACAAGGTGGTGTTCGTCGGCGACGCCTCGATGTCGCCGTACGAGATCATGGTGCCGGGCGGCTCGGTCGAGCATGTCAACGAGGAGGCCGGCTCGGTCTGGCTCGACCGCATCACCCGCACCTATCCGCATGCGGTGTGGCTCAATCCGGTGGCGCAGAAGCACTGGGACTATTCGGAATCCACCACCATCATCCGCCGCCTGTTCTCCGAGCGCATGTATCCGATCACGATCGAGGGTCTGGAAAACGCGATGAGGGAGCTGGTGCGGTAA
- the sseA gene encoding 3-mercaptopyruvate sulfurtransferase — protein MTAADPLVSTEWLAAHLGDTNVKVLDATFKLPGVLPLPKDDYLAAHLPGAVFFDVDAVSDHSNPLPHMFPSAEQFGRDVGALGIGNADTVVIYDSGGWVAAPRAWWMFLSYGHSNVRILNGGLKKWRAEGRPVESGEAKPKPASFKASYDAKRVRSIEQMITNVESRTEQVIDARAADRFEGRAAEPRPGIRAGHIPGARNVPYNNLFDAATGAMKPLDDLRAAFAGAGVKLDAPIVTSCGSGVSAGVLTLALYRLGVTDTALYDGSWSEWGKADGPPIATGPA, from the coding sequence ATGACCGCCGCCGATCCGCTTGTTTCGACCGAATGGCTTGCCGCGCATCTCGGCGACACCAATGTCAAGGTGCTCGACGCGACCTTCAAGCTGCCGGGCGTGCTGCCGCTGCCGAAGGACGACTATCTCGCCGCGCATCTGCCGGGCGCTGTGTTCTTCGACGTCGACGCGGTGTCCGATCATTCCAATCCGCTGCCGCATATGTTCCCGAGCGCCGAGCAGTTCGGTCGCGATGTCGGCGCGCTCGGAATCGGTAATGCCGACACCGTGGTGATCTATGATTCCGGCGGCTGGGTCGCCGCGCCGCGGGCCTGGTGGATGTTCCTCTCCTATGGCCACAGCAATGTGCGCATCCTCAATGGCGGCTTGAAGAAGTGGCGCGCCGAGGGCCGGCCGGTCGAGAGCGGCGAGGCGAAGCCGAAGCCCGCCAGCTTCAAGGCGAGCTATGATGCGAAGCGCGTGCGCAGTATCGAGCAGATGATCACGAATGTCGAAAGCCGGACCGAGCAGGTGATCGATGCGCGCGCCGCCGACCGTTTCGAGGGCCGTGCGGCGGAGCCGCGGCCGGGCATCCGCGCCGGTCACATCCCGGGTGCGCGCAACGTGCCCTACAACAACCTGTTCGATGCCGCGACCGGCGCGATGAAACCGCTCGATGATCTGCGTGCCGCCTTCGCCGGCGCCGGCGTGAAGCTCGATGCGCCGATCGTCACGAGCTGCGGCTCCGGGGTCTCGGCTGGCGTGCTGACGCTGGCGTTGTATCGGCTCGGTGTTACCGACACCGCGCTTTATGACGGCTCCTGGTCGGAATGGGGCAAGGCCGACGGCCCGCCGATCGCGACGGGACCGGCCTGA
- the ettA gene encoding energy-dependent translational throttle protein EttA, with amino-acid sequence MARQFVYFMQGLTKSYPTRKVLDNVHLSFYPDAKIGVLGVNGSGKSTLLKIMAGLDKEYNGEAWVAEGARVGYLEQEPQLDAKLSVRENVMLGVAKQKAILDRYNELAVNYSDETADEMTKLQDEIEAQGLWDLDSKVDQAMDALRCPPDDSDVTKLSGGERRRVALCRLLLDQPELLLLDEPTNHLDAESVSWLEGHLRNYPGAILIVTHDRYFLDNVTGWILELDRGKGIPYEGNYSSWLVQKQKRLEQEGREDAAHQKTLAREQEWIASSPKARQAKSKARYQRYEDLLKQASEKQTQTAQITIPVAERLGQNVVDFEGLSKGFGDRMLIDNLTFKLPPGGIVGVIGPNGAGKTTLFRMITQQETPDKGSITVGESVHLGYVDQSRDDLDGKKNVWEEISGGNELILLGKKEVNSRGYCSSFNFKGADQQKKVGALSGGERNRVHLAKMLKSGANVLLLDEPTNDLDVDTLRALEEALEDFAGCAVIISHDRWFLDRIATHILAFEGDSHVEWFEGNFQDYEKDKMRRLGQDSIIPHRVKYKKLTR; translated from the coding sequence ATGGCTCGCCAGTTCGTCTATTTCATGCAGGGTCTGACCAAGAGCTATCCGACCCGCAAAGTGCTCGACAACGTCCATCTGAGCTTCTACCCGGACGCCAAGATCGGCGTGCTCGGCGTCAACGGCTCGGGCAAGTCGACCTTGCTCAAGATCATGGCCGGCCTCGACAAGGAATATAACGGCGAGGCCTGGGTCGCCGAGGGCGCCCGCGTCGGCTATCTCGAGCAGGAACCGCAGCTCGATGCGAAACTCTCGGTGCGCGAAAACGTCATGCTAGGCGTCGCCAAGCAGAAGGCGATCCTGGATCGCTACAACGAACTCGCCGTCAACTATTCGGACGAGACCGCCGATGAGATGACCAAGCTGCAGGACGAGATCGAGGCCCAGGGCCTGTGGGATCTCGACAGCAAGGTCGACCAGGCGATGGACGCACTGCGCTGCCCGCCTGACGATTCCGACGTCACCAAGCTCTCGGGCGGTGAGCGCCGCCGCGTCGCGCTGTGCCGTCTGCTGCTTGACCAGCCCGAGCTGCTGCTGCTGGACGAGCCGACCAACCATCTCGACGCCGAGTCGGTGTCGTGGCTGGAAGGCCATCTGCGCAACTATCCGGGCGCGATCCTGATCGTGACCCACGACCGCTACTTCCTCGACAACGTCACCGGCTGGATCCTCGAGCTCGACCGCGGCAAGGGCATCCCCTACGAGGGCAACTACTCGTCCTGGCTGGTGCAGAAGCAGAAGCGGCTCGAGCAGGAAGGCCGCGAGGACGCGGCGCACCAGAAGACACTGGCCCGCGAGCAGGAATGGATCGCATCCTCCCCGAAGGCGCGCCAGGCCAAGTCGAAGGCGCGCTATCAGCGCTACGAAGATCTGCTGAAACAGGCGAGCGAAAAACAGACCCAGACTGCGCAGATCACGATCCCGGTCGCCGAGCGTCTCGGCCAGAACGTCGTGGATTTCGAAGGCCTCAGCAAGGGCTTTGGCGATCGCATGCTGATCGACAATCTCACCTTCAAGCTGCCGCCGGGCGGCATCGTCGGCGTGATCGGCCCGAACGGCGCCGGCAAGACCACGCTGTTTCGGATGATCACCCAGCAAGAGACTCCCGACAAGGGCTCGATCACGGTCGGCGAGAGCGTGCATCTCGGCTATGTCGATCAGTCGCGCGACGATCTCGACGGCAAGAAGAATGTGTGGGAGGAGATCTCCGGCGGCAACGAACTGATCCTGCTCGGCAAGAAGGAAGTGAACTCGCGCGGCTACTGCTCGTCGTTCAACTTCAAGGGCGCCGACCAGCAGAAGAAGGTCGGCGCGCTGTCCGGCGGTGAACGCAACCGCGTGCATCTCGCCAAGATGCTGAAGTCGGGCGCCAACGTGCTGCTGCTCGACGAGCCGACCAACGACCTCGACGTCGACACGCTGCGCGCGCTGGAAGAGGCGCTGGAGGATTTCGCCGGCTGCGCCGTCATCATCAGCCACGATCGCTGGTTCCTCGACCGCATCGCAACCCACATCCTGGCCTTCGAGGGTGACAGCCACGTCGAATGGTTCGAAGGCAACTTCCAGGACTACGAAAAGGACAAGATGCGCCGGCTCGGCCAGGACAGCATCATTCCGCATCGTGTGAAGTACAAGAAGCTGACGCGCTGA
- a CDS encoding L,D-transpeptidase: MMINRILTICAATALGVAGTSLAHAQQGYPAPRGQVYSAAPEPYSADGMPDFDAINDDDAPPARNSTALPPPGPAYSDRTPQGPVMSPDDPRYGRPMNAPPVYSDRAPQGPVMSPDDPRYGRPMSPPPVIYADRPQGGPAQQAYPDNGVPAANVAYPAAPNGDRGGMRPPEAVGATGSVPPQSAPVDANGRPLQIAALPPDEQPEDGPAQLAPNLRRQEVAFATKEPAGTIVVDTPNTYLYYILGNGRAIRYGVRVGRDGFTWTGVQKITRKAEWPDWHPPPEMIERQPYLPRFMAGGPGNPLGARAMYLGSTVYRIHGTNQPSTIGKFVSSGCIGMLNDDVSDLFDRTKVGTRVVVLPGNPPPGTATASAAPPPGGPVANAAPAPLPGTQPSSVQPLPAPVTIR, translated from the coding sequence ATGATGATCAACCGCATTCTGACGATTTGCGCCGCCACGGCGCTCGGCGTGGCGGGAACCTCGCTTGCGCATGCGCAGCAGGGCTATCCGGCTCCCCGCGGCCAGGTCTATTCGGCTGCTCCCGAGCCCTATTCGGCCGACGGCATGCCGGATTTCGACGCGATCAACGATGATGATGCACCGCCGGCGCGGAATTCGACTGCACTGCCGCCACCTGGCCCCGCCTATTCCGACCGCACGCCCCAGGGCCCGGTGATGTCGCCGGACGATCCGCGCTATGGCCGTCCGATGAACGCGCCGCCGGTCTATTCCGATCGTGCGCCCCAGGGACCGGTGATGTCGCCCGACGATCCCCGTTATGGCCGGCCGATGTCGCCGCCGCCGGTGATCTATGCCGACCGTCCGCAGGGCGGCCCGGCCCAGCAGGCCTATCCTGACAACGGCGTTCCCGCAGCCAACGTGGCCTATCCCGCCGCCCCGAACGGTGATCGCGGCGGCATGCGGCCGCCGGAGGCGGTCGGTGCCACGGGATCGGTGCCGCCGCAGTCGGCTCCGGTCGATGCCAACGGCAGGCCGCTGCAGATCGCGGCGCTGCCGCCCGATGAGCAGCCGGAAGACGGTCCGGCCCAGCTGGCGCCGAACCTGCGCCGCCAGGAAGTTGCATTCGCGACCAAGGAGCCGGCGGGCACCATCGTGGTCGATACGCCGAACACCTATCTTTACTATATCCTCGGCAACGGCCGGGCGATCCGCTACGGCGTCCGCGTCGGCCGCGACGGCTTCACCTGGACCGGCGTGCAGAAGATCACCCGCAAGGCCGAGTGGCCGGATTGGCATCCGCCGCCGGAGATGATCGAGCGCCAGCCCTATCTGCCGCGCTTCATGGCCGGCGGCCCCGGCAATCCGCTCGGTGCCCGCGCGATGTATCTGGGCTCGACCGTGTATCGAATCCACGGCACCAACCAGCCGTCGACCATCGGCAAGTTCGTCTCGTCGGGCTGCATCGGCATGCTGAACGACGACGTCTCCGACCTGTTCGATCGCACCAAGGTCGGCACCCGCGTTGTGGTGCTGCCCGGCAACCCGCCGCCGGGAACGGCGACCGCCTCAGCCGCGCCACCACCCGGTGGTCCTGTCGCCAACGCGGCTCCTGCGCCGCTGCCCGGCACGCAGCCGTCCAGCGTCCAGCCGCTGCCGGCGCCGGTCACGATCCGCTAA